One Gymnogyps californianus isolate 813 chromosome 11, ASM1813914v2, whole genome shotgun sequence genomic window carries:
- the SIN3A gene encoding paired amphipathic helix protein Sin3a — MKRRLDEQESPVYASQQRRITSSTEAFQHQHRVLAPAPPVYEAVSETMQSATGIQYSVTPSYQVSAVPQSSGSHGPAIAAVHSGHHHTAPVQPHGSQVVQSHTHPTPPAVPVQGQQQFQRLKVEDALSYLDQVKLQFGSQPQVYNDFLDIMKEFKSQSIDTPGVISRVSQLFKGHPDLIMGFNTFLPPGYKIEVQTNDMVNVTTPGQVHQIPTHGLQPQPQPQPQHQSQPSAQSTPTPAQPAPQPPPAKISKPSQLQAHTPASQQTPPIPPYASPRSPPVQPHTPVTISLGTTPSLQNNQPVEFNHAINYVNKIKNRFQGQPDIYKAFLEILHTYQKEQRNAKEAGGNYTPALTEQEVYAQVARLFKNQEDLLSEFGQFLPDANSSVLLSKTTAEKVESVRNDHGGTVKKPQLNNKQQRPNQNGCQIRRHSGTGATPPVKKKPKLLGLKDQSLAEASKHGVGTESLFFEKVRKALRSTEAYENFLRCLVIFNQEVISRAELVQLVSPFLGKFPELFTWFKNFLGYKESVHMETYPKERATEGIAMEIDYASCKRLGSSYRALPKSYQQPKCTGRTPLCKEVLNDTWVSFPSWSEDSTFVSSKKTQYEEHIYRCEDERFELDVVLETNLATIRVLEAIQKKLSRLSAEEQAKFRLDNTLGGTSEVIHRKALQRIYADKAADIIDGLRKNPSVAVPIVLKRLKMKEEEWREAQRGFNKVWREQNEKYYLKSLDHQGINFKQNDTKVLRSKSLLNEIESIYDERQEQASEDNAGVPTGPHLSLAYEDKQILEDAASLIIHHVKRQTGIQKEDKYKIKQIMYHFIPDLLFAQRGELSDVEEEEEEEMDVDEATGAAKKHNGVGGSPPKTKLMFNNTTAQKLRGMDEVYNLFYVNSNWYIFMRLHQILCLRLLRICTQAERQIEEETREREWEREVLGIKRDKSDSPAIQLRLKEPMDIDVEDYYPAFLDMVRNLLDGNMDSSQYEDSLREMFTIHAYIAFTMDKLIQSIVRQLQHIVSDEICVQVTDLYLSENNNGATGGLLASQSSRTLLEAAYQRKAEQLMSEENCFKLMFIQSRGQVQLTIELLDTEEENSDDPVEAERWSDYVERYVNSDSTSPELREHLAQKPVFLPRNLRRIRKCQRGREQQEKEGKEGNSKKSMENVESLDKLECKFKLNSYKMVYVIKSEDYMYRRTALLRAQQSHERVSKRLHQRFQAWVDKWTKEHVPREMAAETNKWLMGEGLEGLVPCTTTCDTETLHFVSINKYRVKYGTIFKTP; from the exons ATGAAGCGGCGATTGGATGAGCAGGAGTCACCCGTGTATGCGTCGCAGCAGAGACGTATCACCAGCAGCACCGAAGCTTTTCAACACCAGCACCGCGTGCTTGCCCCGGCACCTCCGGTATATGAGGCGGTTTCGGAGACCATGCAGTCTGCCACGGGGATTCAGTACTCGGTAACTCCCAGCTACCAG GTGTCGGCCGTGCCGCAGAGCTCGGGCAGCCATGGGCCAGCCATCGCAGCCGTCCACAGCGGCCACCACCACACCGCGCCGGTGCAGCCTCACGGGAGCCAGGTGGTGCAGAGCCACACTCACCCCACCCCGCCAGCCGTGCCCgtgcaggggcagcagcagttCCAGAGGCTCAAG GTGGAGGATGCATTGTCTTATCTTGACCAGGTGAAGCTGCAGTTTGGTAGCCAGCCACAGGTCTACAATGACTTCTTGGATATTATGAAGGAATTTAAATCTCAAAG TATTGACACTCCAGGAGTGATCAGCCGCGTATCGCAGCTCTTCAAGGGCCACCCAGACTTGATCATGGGTTTCAACACCTTCTTGCCTCCTGGTTACAAGATTGAGGTGCAGACGAATGATATGGTGAATGTGACAACACCAGGGCAGGTTCACCAGATCCCCACTCACGGCTTGCAGCCCCAGCCGCAGCCCCAGCCGCAGCATCAGTCGCAGCCTTCAGCGCAATCAACCCCAACACCAGCACAGCCAGCGCCGCAGCCACCACCTGCCAAAATCAGTAAG cCATCACAGTTGCAGGCACATACTCCCGCCAGCCAGCAAACTCCCCCGATTCCACCATATGCATCACCACGCTCACCACCGGTCCAACCTCATACTCCTGTGACAATCTCTCTGGGAACCACACCATCCTTGCAGAACAATCAGCCCGTTGAGTTTAATCATGCCATCAACTATGTCAACAAGATCAAGAATCGGTTCCAGGGACAGCCAGACATCTACAAAGCCTTCCTGGAGATCCTCCATACATATCAG AAGGAGCAGCGTAACGCCAAGGAGGCAGGAGGTAACTACACGCCGGCTTTGACGGAGCAGGAGGTGTACGCGCAGGTGGCTCGCCTCTTCAAGAaccaggaggatctgctctCGGAGTTCGGGCAGTTCCTGCCTGATGCCAACAGCTCTGTG CTGTTAAGTAAGACAACTGCAGAGAAAGTGGAATCGGTAAGAAATGATCACGGTGGCACGGTGAAGAAGCCACAGCTCAACAACAAACAGCAAAGACCCAACCAGAATGGCTGTCAGATCCGACGGCACTCGGGAACTGGAGCAACCCCTCCGGTGAAG aaGAAACCGAAGCTGCTTGGTTTAAAAGACCAGTCTTTGGCGGAAGCCAGCAAACATGGTGTGGGGACAGAATCTCTCTTCTTTGAGAAG GTCCGCAAGGCTCTGCGTAGCACAGAAGCATACGAAAACTTCCTTCGCTGCCTGGTTATTTTCAACCAGGAGGTGATCTCCCGGGCTGAGCTCGTGCAGCTCGTTTCTCCGTTCCTGGG GAAATTCCCAGAGTTGTTCACTTGGTTTAAAAACTTTCTGGGGTATAAAGAGTCTGTTCACATGGAGACGTATCCGAAGGAACGGGCTACCGAGGGGATTGCCATGGAGATAGACTATGCCTCCTGTAAAAGACTGGGCTCCAGCTACCGAGCCTTACCCAAGAGCTACCAGCAACCCAAGTGCACAGGGCGGACTCCGCTGTGTAAAGAG GTTTTGAATGACACCTGGGTCTCCTTCCCGTCCTGGTCTGAAGACTCCACATTTGTGAGCTCCAAGAAGACGCAATACGAAGAGCACATCTACAGGTGCGAGGATGAGCGTTTCGAG CTGGATGTTGTCTTGGAGACCAACCTGGCAACGATCCGCGTCCTTGAGGCAATCCAAAAGAAACTCTCGCGCTTGTCTGCCGAGGAGCAGGCCAAATTCCGGCTGGACAACACTCTGGGTGGCACTTCGGAGGTGATCCACCGCAAGGCTCTCCAGAGGATATATGCTGACAAAGCAGCTGACATCATTGATGGACTTCGGAAGAACCCATCCGTGGCTGTTCCCATTGTACTGAAAAG GTTAAAGATGAAAGAGGAGGAGTGGCGAGAAGCCCAGAGAGGATTTAATAAAGTCTGGCGAGAGCAGAATGAGAAGTATTACCTGAAATCCTTGGACCACCAGGGCATCAACTTCAAGCAGAATGATACCAAGGTCCTGAGGTCAAAGAGTCTCCTCAATGAGATTGAAAGCATCTATGATGAG AGGCAAGAGCAGGCTTCAGAAGACAATGCTGGAGTCCCCACAGGCCCACACCTATCACTAGCCTATGAAGACAAGCAGATCCTGGAAGACGCTGCCTCTCTCATCATCCACCATGTAAAGCGGCAGACGGGAATCCAGAAAGAGGACAAGTACAAAATCAAGCAGATCATGTATCACTTCATTCCAGACCTGCTGTTTGCTCAGCGAGGTGAACTCTCAGatgtggaagaggaggaagaagaggaaatggATGTGGACGAAGCTACTGGGGCTGCAAAAAAGCACAACGGTGTTGGGGGCAGTCCTCCCAAAACCAAGCTGATGTTCAACAACACGACGGCCCAGAAGCTGCGGGGCATGGATGAGGTCTACAATCTCTTCTACGTGAACAGCAACTGGTACATATTCATGCGGCTGCATCAGATCCTGTGCTTGCGGCTGCTGAGGATCTGCACCCAGGCCGAGCGGCAGATCGAAGAGGAGACGCGGGAAAgggagtgggagagggaagtgCTGGGCATAAAGCGAGACAAGAGCGACAGTCCTGCCATCCAGCTGCGACTGAAGGAGCCTA TGGACATCGATGTCGAGGATTATTACCCGGCCTTCCTGGACATGGTGCGCAATCTCCTGGATGGGAACATGGACTCGTCGCAGTACGAGGACTCCTTGCGCGAAATGTTCACCATTCACGCCTACATCGCCTTTACCATGGACAAGCTGATCCAGAGCATTGTTCGACAG CTCCAGCACATAGTGAGCGATGAGATCTGCGTGCAGGTAACAGACCTCTACCTGTCGGAGAACAACAACGGAGCAACAGGAGGTCTTCTCGCTTCCCAGTCTTCTCGTACTCTTCTGGAGGCCGCGTACCAGCGCAAAGCTGAGCAGCTCATGTCAGAGGAGAACTGTTTCAAG CTGATGTTCATTCAGAGCAGAGGTCAAGTTCAGTTAACCATTGAACTGCTGGACACAGAAGAGGAGAACTCTGATGACCCTGTAGAAGCAGAG CGCTGGTCGGACTACGTGGAGCGGTACGTCAACTCCGATTCTACCTCCCCTGAGCTCCGGGAGCACCTGGCCCAGAAACCAGTCTTCCTGCCGAG GAATCTGAGGCGGATCCGTAAGTGTCAGCGTGGTcgggagcagcaggagaaggaagggaaggagggaaacaGTAAGAAGTCCATGGAGAACGTGGAGAGCTTGGACAAGCTGGAGTGTAAATTCAAACTGAACTCCTATAAGATGGTGTACGTGATCAAATCGGAGGATTACATGTACAGGAGGACCGCTCTGCTGCGAGCTCAGCAG TCCCACGAaagagtgagcaagcggctgcacCAGCGGTTCCAGGCCTGGGTGGACAAATGGACCAAGGAGCACGTGCCCCGCGAAATGGCAGCCGAGACAAACAAGTGGCTAATGGGCGAAGGGTTGGAGGGCTTGGTGCCCTGCACCACCACCTGTGACACAGAGACCCTGCACTTTGTGAGCATTAACAAGTACCGCGTCAAATACGGCACGATATTCAAGACACCGTAA